One Gemmatimonadota bacterium genomic window carries:
- a CDS encoding GAF domain-containing protein: MLEASQLVKRLQEMREEGYLSDAILRQAVKTIHASDERFHWVGVYLLDPEENVLWLHNYVGQSTEHARIPVGQGVCGTAVAERRNQNVADVTKLDNYLACSPDTRSELVVLIRAGEEILGQIDMDSDAPAAFGEDDEEAVQTVADKLAEVLMAERR; the protein is encoded by the coding sequence ATGCTCGAAGCATCCCAACTGGTAAAACGGCTGCAGGAGATGCGGGAAGAGGGGTACCTCTCGGACGCGATCTTGCGCCAGGCGGTGAAGACCATCCACGCGTCCGACGAGCGCTTCCACTGGGTCGGCGTCTACCTGCTGGATCCCGAGGAGAACGTGCTCTGGCTGCACAACTACGTCGGCCAATCGACCGAACACGCCAGGATCCCCGTCGGTCAGGGCGTGTGCGGCACGGCAGTGGCCGAGCGCCGCAACCAGAACGTGGCGGACGTTACCAAGCTCGACAATTACCTGGCGTGCAGCCCGGACACGCGCTCGGAGCTGGTGGTCCTGATCCGGGCCGGCGAAGAGATTCTGGGCCAGATCGACATGGACAGTGACGCGCCGGCCGCGTTCGGCGAGGACGACGAGGAAGCGGTTCAGACGGTGGCGGACAAGCTGGCGGAAGTGCTCATGGCGGAGCGGCGGTAG
- a CDS encoding MBL fold metallo-hydrolase encodes MTRSVLAANPSLFTLDGTRTYLVGAERVAVIDPGPSLPQHVDAVARAVGRAEVVALLLSHQHPDHAGGAAALAGRLRAPVLALGDGSLEPGGRIETDAGELLAIATPGHTRDHAAFLWPAEGAVFCGDLLMGGEETTLVAPPEGDLGTYLESLERVRRLASRVIYPAHGPPLTDPAAALRAYVRHREERQAQVLRALGRGPALAPALVDAVYGEQLDARLRAAAEGAVLAYLQHLEQKGLVRRDPLHGWRLV; translated from the coding sequence GTGACACGCTCCGTCCTGGCAGCCAATCCCTCCCTCTTCACGCTCGATGGGACCCGGACCTACCTGGTCGGCGCCGAGCGGGTGGCCGTCATCGATCCGGGTCCTTCGCTGCCGCAGCACGTGGATGCCGTCGCCCGGGCGGTCGGCCGGGCCGAAGTCGTCGCCCTGCTGCTGAGCCATCAGCATCCCGACCACGCCGGAGGGGCGGCTGCACTGGCCGGCCGGCTGCGCGCGCCGGTCCTGGCCCTGGGCGACGGCTCACTCGAGCCGGGCGGCCGCATCGAAACCGATGCCGGCGAGCTGCTGGCCATTGCCACCCCGGGTCACACGCGCGACCACGCTGCTTTCCTCTGGCCGGCGGAGGGCGCGGTGTTTTGCGGCGACCTCCTCATGGGTGGAGAGGAGACGACGCTCGTGGCCCCACCCGAGGGCGACCTGGGCACCTATCTCGAGTCCCTCGAGCGCGTCCGGCGCCTCGCTTCCCGGGTCATCTATCCCGCTCACGGCCCTCCCTTGACCGATCCTGCCGCGGCGCTGCGAGCTTATGTGCGGCACCGGGAGGAGCGGCAAGCCCAGGTGCTGAGGGCGTTGGGGCGCGGGCCCGCCCTCGCGCCGGCCCTCGTGGACGCCGTTTACGGCGAGCAACTGGACGCGCGCCTGCGCGCCGCGGCGGAGGGGGCCGTGCTGGCGTACCTGCAGCACCTGGAGCAGAAGGGGCTGGTGCGTCGCGACCCGCTGCATGGCTGGAGACTGGTCTAG